A single window of Rhipicephalus microplus isolate Deutch F79 chromosome 5, USDA_Rmic, whole genome shotgun sequence DNA harbors:
- the LOC142817235 gene encoding neprilysin-1-like translates to MDKPFAANLIETSLAVRRLVNDSHYVDVYTKRMAVGPDLVAYKYHLNEVHVTLAALNPPAYYDVGMFAMTYGGLGALYAKEVAKIYDSTGRLLNANGELLVPPFGEESTEYREKLLCNATGRLPSYEYFVHVAGLETAYEAYRVAVPEQMWDYDCRLQTLGEYDSDQVFFMTYCHMLCAPQTDHVAEEHCNVPLSNFRPFAEAFRCPVGSYMNPGKKCTLFAAEKKYDVKQV, encoded by the coding sequence ATGGACAAACCATTCGCAGCTAACCTGATCGAAACATCGCTTGCTGTTCGAAGACTCGTTAATGATTCCCACTACGTGGACGTGTACACGAAGCGAATGGCCGTGGGTCCGGATCTGGTCGCCTACAAGTACCACCTCAACGAAGTCCACGTCACGTTGGCAGCTCTTAACCCTCCTGCCTACTACGACGTAGGAATGTTCGCCATGACGTACGGCGGCCTGGGCGCGCTTTACGCCAAAGAAGTAGCCAAGATATACGACTCCACTGGAAGATTGTTGAACGCCAACGGAGAGTTGCTCGTCCCACCCTTCGGCGAGGAGTCAACCGAGTACAGGGAGAAACTGCTCTGCAACGCGACCGGACGCCTGCCGTCTTACGAGTACTTCGTTCACGTCGCCGGTCTGGAGACCGCGTACGAGGCCTACAGAGTCGCCGTGCCGGAGCAAATGTGGGACTACGACTGCAGACTGCAAACACTGGGAGAGTACGACAGCGACCAGGTTTTCTTCATGACTTACTGTCACATGCTGTGCGCGCCCCAAACTGACCACGTTGCCGAAGAACATTGCAACGTCCCGCTTAGCAACTTCCGACCATTCGCAGAGGCGTTTCGCTGTCCTGTGGGGTCGTACATGAATCCTGGGAAAAAGTGCACTTTGTTTGCCGCGGAAAAGAAATACGACGTGAAACAGGTGTGA